One Colius striatus isolate bColStr4 unplaced genomic scaffold, bColStr4.1.hap1 scaffold_113, whole genome shotgun sequence genomic region harbors:
- the LOC133629064 gene encoding basic proline-rich protein-like, whose translation MLRCSLSPTLRHAATTRYPAGGREEAPEPTPPPLPRGRETRPGVSEALLHFYLFFLAPRPAGSGNSASEPAASVTRRAPSPRTGRLRAAPRGGRRRGRAAAGRDPALPAARQGDIRNGGPATAQRFSPPHRAHAAARDAPRPLPPSGRTPRPAGRTAAASSPLLGRPQAGSRRRRPRTLLPALPSAAPVGPGPRRPAGRSPPIRRRQGAGRPLASGCRSGPAAAARPLPRPRAAVPAAPGPAPRSAPGTGSVPSPVPPLRLPSSSVFDVRPLPAAPFPAPRPRGGAAAQVLTAAPLEGSGGGGGAERRPREKKVRTRKYTRHAAARSAGKHPRPSTTMRGRFASAPPQRNFSLRPRKETRPPAPSPQPRRDTGPRTPRQVRRRRRGETRGGGEVKGARLPPARYGGRAKRGCAGGCLPEPAGRMERRRWREASRSGRRARAVAHAEERSKAARPSGRGGAGPPPARPPGAAFPRSVPSAPSARPPGAAFPRSARPPGAAFARSAPSAQPPQRRPTPGSRLPTLSPLRAARTIPGSLLPTLSPLSAARPPATPSGQPPQRRPPSRRRLHPSGLCLSPTPLLPCR comes from the coding sequence ATGCTtcgctgcagcctcagcccaaCACTCCGGCATGCAGCCACCACCCGGTATCCAGCCGGCGGGCGCGAAGAAGCGCCCGAACCGACTCCGCCGCCTCTCCCCCGCGGGCGTGAGACCAGACCAGGCGTTTCGGAGGCACTTCTGCACTTTTATTTGTTCTTCCTCGCCCCGCGTCCCGCCGGCAGCGGTAACTCCGCGTCAGAGCCGGCCGCGAGCGTTACCCGGCGAGCCCCCTCCCCCCGCACGGGCCGTCTCCGCGCAGCCCCGCGGGGCGgccgccggcggggccgggcagcgGCCGGGCGCGACCCCGCGCTCCCCGCGGCGCGGCAGGGAGACATTCGAAATGGCGGCCCCGCCACGGCGCAGCGTTTCAGCCCCCCGCACCGCGCACACGCCGCCGCGCGCGACGCCCCGCGCCCCCTCCCACCGAGCGGTCGGACCCCGCGCCCTGCGGGGCGCACCGCCGCCGCATCCTCCCCGCTCCTCGGCCGCCCTCAGGCCGGGTCCCGGCGCCGCCGTCCGCGCACTTTGCTGCCGGCCTTGCCTTCCGCCGCGCCGGTCGGTCCCGGCCCGCGGCGCCCGGCCGGGCGCTCCCCGCCAATCCGGCGGCGGCAGGGCGCGGGCCGCCCCCTGGCGTCGGGCTGCCGcagcggccccgcggccgccgcccgcccgttACCTCGCCCCCGGGCGGCGGTGCCGGCGGCTCCCGGCCCCGCACCCCGCTCGGCGCCGGGGACAGGCTCCGTCCCTTCGCCCGTCCCTCCGCTACGGCTGCCGTCGTCGTCCGTGTTTGACGTgcggccgctgcccgccgcacccttccccgccccccgccctcGAGGGGGAGCCGCGGCTCAGGTGCTGACAGCGGCTCCCCTCGAAGGCAGCGGCGGAGGAGGGGGCGCGGAGCGGCGGccgagggaaaaaaaggtgcgAACCCGGAAGTACACCCGCCACGCCGCCGCCCGCAGCGCAGGGAAACACCCGCGCCCGAGCACAACAATGCGGGGCCGCTTCGCCTCCGCTCCGCCCCAGCGCAACTTTTCGCTCCGGCCTCGGAAAGAAACCCGCCCGCCcgctccctccccacagccgCGGCGGGACACGGGCCCGCGCACGCCCCGGCAGGTGCGGCGCCGGCGGCGAGGCGAGACCCGCGGCGGAGGAGAGGTGAAGGGAGCTCGCTTACCTCCCGCGCGCTATGGTGGCCGGGCTAAGCGGGGCTGCGCCGGCGGCTGCCTTCCTGAGCCCGCCGGGAGGATGGAACggaggaggtggagagaggCGAGCCGCAGCGGCAGGAGGGCTCGGGCGGTCGCTCACGCCGAGGAACGCTCGAAGGCAGCGCGACCCAgcgggcggggaggggcggggccgccgcccgcccgacCCCCGGGAGCCGCCTTCCCGCGCTCAGTCCCCTCAGCACCGTCCGCCCGACCCCCGGGAGCCGCCTTCCCGCGCTCAGCCCGACCCCCGGGAGCCGCCTTCGCGCGCTCAGCCCCCTCAGCGCAGCCCCCTCAGCGCCGCCCGACCCCCGGGAGCCGCCTGCCCACGCTTAGCCCCCTCAGAGCCGCCCGCACGATCCCCGGGAGCCTCCTGCCCACGCTTAGCCCCCTcagcgccgcccgcccgccggcAACCCCCTCAGGGCAGCCCCCTCAGCGCCGCCCACCCTCCCGGCGCCGCCTTCACCCGTCTGGGCTTTGTCTTTCGCCGACGCCCCTCCTGCCGTGCCGGTAG